One Lacticaseibacillus rhamnosus genomic window carries:
- a CDS encoding DUF4828 domain-containing protein, whose translation MASFLRGLKHLLAHHGHHQKAQDKAPNPALALAKNFTGSFAFLDEQTNKTHSLAISPQLQIKIDNKTLPGQVVGITINELTFLDHYGYKLVIKADDNGPQTIYDEAEDATYAIIIPSA comes from the coding sequence ATGGCGAGTTTTTTACGCGGGCTGAAACATTTACTCGCGCACCACGGTCATCATCAGAAGGCACAGGACAAGGCGCCTAATCCCGCATTGGCGTTGGCAAAGAATTTCACAGGGAGTTTTGCTTTTCTTGATGAGCAAACCAATAAGACCCACTCGCTAGCGATTTCGCCCCAACTGCAGATTAAGATCGACAATAAAACGCTACCTGGGCAAGTTGTCGGCATCACCATCAACGAGCTGACTTTTCTCGATCATTATGGGTACAAATTAGTCATTAAGGCGGATGATAACGGTCCGCAAACCATTTATGACGAGGCAGAAGATGCTACCTACGCCATTATCATTCCCAGCGCATAA
- a CDS encoding Gfo/Idh/MocA family protein: MLKLGVIGTGWITKQFVDAAAATKAYTLTAVYSRHQESAQAFIDQTAPATAYTKMDDFLGSDVDVVYIASPNSLHASQALAALDAGKHVIVEKPLVATAMEFEKLDEALRKKPSLYLFEAARHVYEHNFQVVDQFTHHHPIDGATLTYMKYSSKYDAFLAGKLPNVFNPEFAGGALMDLGIYLVYDAVAWFGVPDNAVYLPHFLKSGVDGDGVARLDYDQFAVTLITGKTTNSFLPSEIYSGKQTLTMDNAAELETIKLDDQVLSTEKLANPMEAEAAYFAKAITGHDRNAFDKAWQLAKEVHQVMSILRTSANLDF, encoded by the coding sequence ATGTTGAAACTTGGTGTGATTGGAACAGGATGGATTACTAAGCAGTTTGTGGATGCAGCGGCGGCCACGAAGGCATATACGCTTACTGCCGTTTATTCACGTCATCAGGAGAGTGCTCAGGCGTTCATTGATCAAACTGCACCAGCAACAGCGTATACCAAAATGGACGATTTTCTTGGTAGTGATGTCGATGTGGTGTATATTGCCAGTCCTAACAGTTTGCATGCGTCTCAAGCCTTGGCAGCTCTTGATGCCGGCAAGCATGTGATTGTTGAAAAGCCCTTGGTTGCAACCGCCATGGAATTTGAAAAATTAGACGAGGCATTACGCAAAAAGCCTTCTTTGTATCTTTTTGAGGCAGCTCGGCATGTTTATGAGCACAATTTTCAGGTTGTCGATCAATTTACCCATCATCATCCGATTGACGGGGCTACCTTGACTTATATGAAGTATTCTTCTAAGTACGATGCTTTTTTGGCTGGCAAGTTGCCGAATGTTTTTAATCCCGAGTTTGCCGGTGGTGCATTGATGGATCTGGGTATTTATTTGGTCTACGATGCGGTGGCTTGGTTTGGGGTTCCCGATAACGCTGTTTACCTCCCGCATTTTCTCAAGAGTGGTGTGGATGGCGATGGGGTTGCGCGCTTGGATTATGATCAATTCGCAGTAACGTTGATTACGGGTAAAACAACCAATAGTTTCCTGCCATCCGAAATTTATTCCGGTAAGCAAACGTTGACGATGGACAATGCTGCTGAACTTGAAACTATCAAGCTCGATGATCAAGTGCTTAGTACCGAGAAATTAGCCAACCCGATGGAAGCAGAAGCAGCTTATTTTGCCAAAGCTATCACCGGTCATGATCGCAATGCGTTTGATAAGGCATGGCAGCTGGCCAAGGAAGTTCATCAAGTCATGTCAATTCTGCGGACGTCCGCAAATCTTGATTTTTAG
- a CDS encoding DEAD/DEAH box helicase, whose translation MTIATPFQKRWQAAGYTEQTPIQAAVYQPLKTDEDVIGLAPTGSGKTLAFGLPLLEKIVPGDGLQILILAPSQELAIQTRDVLTPYAHDINVAVQGIIGSANVKRQLTKLKEKPEVIVATAGRLLELIQSHKLKLDGLQTLVVDEADEMLRDPGFDQVREIAAAAPADAQLAFFSATPSPYFSEMHKWFGKTPKLVDVRAIDQTRGTVRHLFLQTDRAHQIDWLRTLAHTDGFKALVFFNQNASLERAAGILRHQAVRFAVLSREGRQTSRQKALTDFRNGRITLLLVTDMAGRGLDIPKLPAVVNFEPPKRAEAYIHRAGRTGRMGEPGLVVTLGDDHDRRDLKKLVPQYAIQRAYMTDGKLVTTPPARKPDNETPVTLKSPAPSQHKSQQVAAKDRSVVTNEPEQKPRRKHKKKRLRDQRNKGKHKNNT comes from the coding sequence GTGACAATTGCAACCCCGTTTCAAAAACGTTGGCAGGCTGCCGGGTATACGGAGCAGACACCCATTCAAGCAGCGGTTTATCAGCCGTTGAAAACCGATGAGGATGTCATCGGTTTGGCTCCAACCGGCTCAGGGAAAACCTTGGCATTTGGCCTACCATTACTGGAAAAAATCGTGCCCGGTGATGGTTTGCAAATACTGATTTTGGCGCCATCGCAGGAGTTAGCGATTCAAACACGGGATGTTTTAACGCCGTATGCACACGATATCAATGTGGCGGTGCAGGGCATCATCGGGTCGGCTAATGTGAAACGGCAATTGACGAAGCTAAAAGAAAAACCCGAAGTCATTGTCGCAACAGCGGGTCGTTTGCTTGAACTGATTCAATCGCACAAGCTGAAGTTGGATGGCTTACAGACGCTGGTTGTTGATGAAGCCGATGAGATGTTACGGGATCCGGGATTCGATCAGGTTCGCGAAATTGCGGCTGCGGCTCCGGCCGATGCCCAACTTGCTTTCTTTTCGGCGACACCGAGTCCGTATTTTAGCGAGATGCATAAATGGTTTGGCAAGACGCCTAAGCTGGTTGATGTTCGTGCGATTGATCAAACACGCGGGACGGTTCGGCACTTATTCTTGCAAACGGATCGGGCACATCAAATTGATTGGTTGCGAACGTTGGCGCACACTGATGGCTTCAAGGCACTGGTGTTTTTTAATCAAAATGCATCGTTGGAACGCGCGGCCGGCATTTTGCGCCACCAAGCTGTTCGTTTTGCCGTATTGTCACGGGAGGGCCGACAGACTAGCCGCCAAAAAGCGTTGACGGATTTTCGTAACGGGCGGATTACCTTATTACTTGTGACCGACATGGCTGGCCGCGGATTGGATATTCCTAAGCTTCCTGCCGTGGTCAATTTCGAACCGCCTAAGCGTGCTGAAGCTTACATTCATCGTGCAGGTCGTACCGGTCGGATGGGTGAACCCGGACTGGTGGTAACGTTAGGAGACGACCACGATCGCCGGGACTTGAAAAAGCTGGTACCGCAATATGCCATTCAGCGTGCCTATATGACCGATGGAAAGTTGGTGACCACACCACCAGCCCGAAAGCCAGATAACGAAACGCCGGTGACGCTCAAATCGCCAGCACCGAGTCAGCATAAAAGTCAGCAGGTTGCGGCTAAAGATCGGTCGGTTGTTACTAATGAACCTGAGCAAAAACCGCGGCGTAAGCATAAAAAAAAGCGACTACGTGATCAGCGCAATAAAGGCAAGCACAAAAACAACACATGA
- a CDS encoding PTS lactose/cellobiose transporter subunit IIA, with protein MASMKAEQMAAMMTLMSAAGDAEQATMAAIEAAKADQIDRSRKLLKHADAKLKQAHQAQTQMLTYEARGQKVDVTLLMVHSQDHLISAMTIRRLADDIIDLYQQVHAQK; from the coding sequence ATGGCGAGTATGAAGGCGGAACAAATGGCTGCAATGATGACACTGATGAGTGCAGCCGGTGATGCGGAACAGGCAACAATGGCAGCGATTGAAGCAGCCAAAGCCGATCAGATCGACCGCAGCCGCAAATTGTTAAAGCACGCGGATGCCAAGTTGAAACAGGCACATCAAGCACAGACCCAAATGCTTACGTATGAGGCACGAGGGCAAAAAGTTGACGTAACGTTATTAATGGTGCACAGTCAGGATCATCTAATCAGTGCCATGACGATTCGCCGGCTTGCGGATGATATTATTGATCTTTACCAGCAAGTGCACGCACAGAAGTAG
- a CDS encoding DUF3284 domain-containing protein: protein MKIEKTLQTPAAFLYSKIVAPVQADIAAASHRKVEVDELAGYTYRKQFPDGEWAKVKITQNVINREFAMLTMTRFSRFKVRYLITPLSADASRVQVSETVQPVNWAAQLKQMVTELFVGHKRRRNVGRMLDSIERSYMTA from the coding sequence ATGAAAATCGAGAAAACATTACAGACACCGGCAGCATTTTTATATAGTAAAATCGTTGCACCGGTTCAGGCCGATATTGCGGCGGCGAGTCATCGTAAGGTTGAAGTTGATGAACTTGCTGGTTATACCTATCGCAAACAATTTCCTGATGGTGAATGGGCAAAGGTCAAGATTACGCAAAATGTTATCAATCGTGAATTTGCGATGCTGACGATGACCCGTTTTTCTCGCTTTAAGGTTCGTTATTTGATCACGCCGCTTAGTGCTGATGCAAGTCGTGTGCAGGTTAGTGAAACCGTGCAGCCGGTTAATTGGGCGGCGCAGCTTAAACAGATGGTCACCGAGCTATTTGTCGGCCATAAGCGGCGGCGTAATGTTGGCCGGATGTTGGACTCGATTGAGCGTTCTTATATGACGGCTTAA
- the recQ gene encoding DNA helicase RecQ, with translation MLLPQPATILKEKFGYDHFRAGQKQAIERIMTGKSTLVVMPTGGGKSLCYQVPAMILPGLTLVVSPLIALMKDQVDALNDNAIPAAFINSTLDYREITARLEQARSGNIKLLYVAPERFDADWFLQQLGDMNISLFAIDEAHCISQWGHDFRPSYLNLANVAAQLPSQPPVIALTATATPRVAQDICQRLMIPDDGVINTGFERDNLSFKVVRDQDEDRYLLDYLKLNVDQSGIIYASTRKEVDRIYAFLQHKQLPVAKYHAGMTEKQRAANQEDFLFDRKPIMVATNAFGMGIDKSNVRFVIHAQIPKDLESYYQEAGRAGRDGLPSEAILLFRPQDLQVQRFFIEQSEGDEAHQRRQYDKLKIMERYANTDQCLQQFILNYFGQTGTAPCGRCSNCLDDRESVDVTIDAQKVLSCVVRLHERFGKGVVAQVLAGAHNQRVLSFHLDQLSTYGLMKNRRQRDITTFIDFLTAGGFLETRGGQYPTLGLTAKGAEVLRGQTTVFQKTAQKVTQTLEVDDTVFQELRSTRRQLAEQQHLPPYMIFSDKTLKAIGNAMPKTLDELLAVKGVGQAKLDKYGQIFLDVLQAIQTEKA, from the coding sequence ATGCTTTTGCCGCAGCCAGCGACGATTTTAAAAGAAAAATTTGGGTACGATCACTTTCGAGCCGGTCAAAAGCAGGCAATTGAGCGAATTATGACCGGTAAGAGCACGCTGGTCGTGATGCCTACCGGTGGCGGCAAGTCTTTGTGTTATCAGGTGCCGGCGATGATTCTGCCGGGCTTGACGCTGGTCGTTTCGCCTTTAATCGCTTTAATGAAAGATCAAGTTGATGCGTTAAACGACAATGCCATTCCGGCGGCGTTTATTAATAGCACGTTGGATTATCGTGAAATTACTGCACGTCTGGAACAGGCGCGCAGTGGGAACATTAAGTTGTTATATGTGGCGCCGGAACGGTTTGATGCGGATTGGTTCCTTCAGCAGCTCGGTGACATGAATATCTCGCTTTTTGCTATTGATGAAGCCCACTGTATTTCACAGTGGGGACATGATTTTCGGCCGAGTTATCTCAACTTGGCTAACGTTGCGGCTCAATTACCCTCGCAGCCGCCGGTCATTGCCTTAACTGCGACGGCGACACCGCGGGTTGCTCAAGATATTTGCCAACGCTTGATGATCCCGGACGATGGGGTCATCAACACAGGGTTTGAACGTGACAACCTGAGTTTCAAAGTGGTGCGCGATCAGGATGAGGATCGGTACTTGTTGGATTATCTAAAACTCAATGTTGATCAATCCGGCATTATTTATGCAAGTACGCGCAAAGAAGTCGATCGGATTTATGCGTTTTTGCAGCATAAGCAGTTGCCGGTAGCCAAATATCACGCCGGCATGACTGAAAAGCAACGTGCTGCTAATCAGGAAGACTTTTTGTTTGATCGTAAGCCGATTATGGTCGCTACCAACGCGTTTGGGATGGGGATTGATAAAAGTAACGTTCGCTTCGTGATTCATGCCCAGATTCCCAAAGATTTGGAATCGTATTATCAAGAAGCAGGTCGCGCCGGTCGTGATGGGTTGCCTAGTGAGGCGATCTTGTTATTTAGACCGCAAGACTTGCAGGTGCAACGGTTTTTTATTGAACAGTCTGAAGGTGACGAGGCGCATCAACGGCGGCAGTATGACAAACTGAAAATCATGGAGCGCTATGCCAATACCGATCAGTGTCTGCAGCAGTTTATTTTGAACTATTTTGGTCAGACTGGCACTGCCCCGTGTGGACGTTGTTCGAACTGCCTAGATGATCGTGAATCCGTTGATGTGACCATTGACGCGCAAAAGGTTCTGTCATGTGTTGTTCGATTGCACGAGCGATTCGGGAAAGGCGTTGTTGCCCAGGTCTTGGCTGGTGCGCACAATCAACGCGTCTTGTCGTTTCATCTCGATCAGTTGTCAACATATGGGCTGATGAAAAATCGCCGGCAGCGGGATATTACGACCTTCATTGATTTCCTGACGGCCGGTGGCTTTCTGGAAACGCGTGGTGGTCAGTATCCAACGCTTGGCTTAACCGCAAAAGGTGCTGAAGTGTTACGCGGACAGACAACTGTTTTCCAAAAGACCGCGCAAAAAGTTACTCAGACGCTTGAAGTTGATGACACAGTCTTCCAAGAACTGCGCAGTACTCGCCGGCAACTGGCGGAGCAGCAGCATTTACCGCCGTATATGATTTTTTCCGATAAGACGTTAAAAGCGATTGGCAATGCGATGCCGAAAACGTTGGATGAGTTGCTGGCGGTTAAAGGAGTTGGCCAGGCGAAACTTGATAAGTATGGGCAGATTTTCTTGGATGTGTTGCAGGCGATTCAAACGGAGAAAGCGTGA
- a CDS encoding aminopeptidase, with amino-acid sequence MTLSNFKESLKKYAELAVDIGVAVKPGDTVYVQISVDQAQLARLIVAAAYQRGAAEVQVQWFDDVLKRLDMAHMADERLFNIPAFVKGQFDYWVDHQAKRITVVSSDPDNLAGIDSNRIAKYQEAFAKAYKRLMEAISSMSISWTIIGAASPRWAQKVFPDAATPEEATELLWEAIFKTTRIDQPDPEAAWKAHDQKLREKAAWLNNEQFDQLHYMAPGTDLVVGLPKNHIWEGAGAFNPRGEEFMANMPTEEVFTAPDFRRIDGTVASTKPLSYGGNILEDMHFTFKDGQVVEAHAKQGDDVLQNLLKTPGARSLGEVSLVPDPSPISQSGLIFFNTLFDENASDHMALGQAYPFSVKDGVAMTNEQRAAVGLNQSPTHVDFMMGSAAMNIDGIKPDGTIIPIFRNGDWA; translated from the coding sequence ATGACATTATCTAACTTTAAAGAAAGCCTTAAAAAATATGCCGAATTGGCAGTCGATATTGGGGTGGCCGTTAAACCCGGCGATACCGTTTACGTGCAAATTTCAGTGGATCAAGCACAGCTGGCACGCTTGATCGTTGCGGCTGCTTACCAACGCGGTGCCGCGGAAGTTCAGGTTCAGTGGTTCGATGATGTACTCAAGCGTTTAGATATGGCGCACATGGCAGACGAGCGCCTTTTCAACATCCCGGCGTTTGTCAAAGGTCAATTCGATTATTGGGTTGATCACCAAGCCAAGCGGATTACCGTGGTTTCATCAGATCCGGATAACTTGGCAGGAATTGATTCCAACCGCATTGCCAAGTATCAAGAAGCGTTCGCAAAAGCCTACAAACGACTCATGGAAGCAATCAGTTCCATGAGCATTAGCTGGACGATTATCGGTGCTGCAAGTCCGCGCTGGGCTCAAAAAGTTTTTCCTGATGCCGCCACCCCTGAAGAAGCAACTGAGCTACTCTGGGAGGCAATTTTCAAAACTACCCGAATCGATCAACCCGATCCGGAAGCTGCCTGGAAAGCCCACGATCAAAAGCTGCGGGAAAAAGCGGCTTGGTTAAACAACGAACAATTTGATCAGCTTCATTACATGGCTCCGGGAACGGATTTGGTAGTCGGTTTACCAAAGAACCACATTTGGGAAGGCGCCGGCGCTTTTAACCCGCGTGGTGAGGAATTTATGGCTAACATGCCAACCGAGGAAGTCTTCACTGCCCCTGATTTTCGGCGCATCGACGGGACCGTTGCTTCCACCAAACCGCTTAGTTATGGCGGCAACATCCTCGAAGATATGCACTTTACTTTCAAAGACGGGCAAGTCGTGGAAGCCCACGCCAAACAAGGTGATGACGTCTTACAAAACCTGCTGAAAACGCCGGGTGCTCGTTCATTAGGCGAAGTGTCGTTGGTTCCGGATCCTTCCCCCATCTCACAATCAGGACTTATTTTCTTCAATACGCTGTTTGACGAAAATGCTTCCGATCATATGGCACTCGGTCAAGCCTATCCGTTCTCAGTCAAAGACGGGGTTGCCATGACCAACGAACAACGCGCGGCGGTGGGATTAAACCAAAGTCCGACCCACGTTGACTTCATGATGGGCTCAGCCGCGATGAACATTGACGGCATCAAACCAGACGGAACCATCATCCCAATTTTCCGCAACGGCGACTGGGCCTAA
- a CDS encoding TetR/AcrR family transcriptional regulator — translation MARKKTITHDQILNAAYDLVVEQGFKSFTARNIAKKMNCSTQPIYLEFKNMAELKQAVMDRIKELLALKMAKHYTNDPVVDLGLAYIYFALENRPLYRAVFVEDHFGVDEMREYAMSTAMRVFDAYEPAKNLSEAQLRNTICGVWIVATGIANLMAPGFIDITRDQMVDILTAVTQDFIVNGRFSDDPRISWFEKAKVAQGY, via the coding sequence ATGGCACGAAAAAAAACGATCACACATGATCAGATTTTAAATGCAGCATATGATCTCGTTGTGGAACAGGGCTTTAAAAGTTTCACGGCGCGTAATATCGCTAAGAAGATGAACTGTTCAACGCAGCCGATTTATTTGGAATTCAAGAATATGGCGGAATTGAAACAGGCCGTGATGGATCGTATTAAAGAACTGCTGGCTTTAAAGATGGCAAAACACTACACCAATGATCCAGTGGTTGATTTAGGTTTGGCGTATATCTATTTTGCTCTTGAAAATCGGCCGCTTTACCGAGCAGTATTTGTTGAAGATCACTTTGGCGTTGATGAAATGCGTGAATACGCTATGAGTACGGCTATGCGCGTGTTTGATGCGTATGAACCGGCTAAGAATTTAAGTGAGGCACAATTACGCAATACGATTTGCGGGGTATGGATCGTAGCAACCGGGATTGCCAATCTCATGGCGCCAGGGTTCATCGACATTACACGCGATCAAATGGTTGATATCTTAACGGCGGTCACACAAGATTTCATCGTTAACGGCCGCTTCTCAGATGACCCGCGCATTTCTTGGTTCGAAAAAGCAAAAGTCGCCCAAGGCTATTAA
- a CDS encoding DUF2252 domain-containing protein, translating into MGSSSDLKDLLRERVATKYTIDDLKETGKKIRQAVPIENLGAVSKIDRDPVQFINSVEQNLIKSLLPMRHQRMGASQAAFFRGTAELMAYDLRQGEKSGINLLIDGDAHLQNFGFYASPERNLLFDLNDFDEAQINSFEFDIKRLLTSVYLLGDQQGFDSDDLDDLVQNDASIYRKTLRDLFKLGALDRFYQSTEVERLVQVIPGAEDSPLLAKFIKKATKRNNDSVIKKYTETNEAGHMRFKDDPPSSVHIDQTTYQAIYDGFTQYRKTTRPDILVLLSQYRITDIIHHSVGIGSFGTNCYLILLSGLGGSHLVLQVKEALPPRRELLPNMERMTLQQEVSQGQRIIAAQMILQKASDPFLGWFNVDNKSYYVRQFRDMKGSVDLDELSFPEFKYYTQITAYLLAMAHAQTPQAAVVTGYLDKHFDSAVQTWSKWYLNQVKADYSAFMRAVKQRVLA; encoded by the coding sequence ATGGGAAGTTCATCAGATCTAAAAGACTTATTACGCGAACGAGTCGCCACTAAGTACACAATTGACGACCTCAAGGAAACCGGTAAAAAGATTCGGCAAGCGGTTCCGATTGAAAATCTAGGGGCGGTCAGCAAGATTGACCGTGATCCAGTCCAGTTTATTAACAGTGTTGAGCAGAATCTTATCAAATCGTTGCTGCCGATGCGCCATCAGCGAATGGGTGCATCTCAGGCGGCTTTTTTCCGCGGCACGGCCGAATTAATGGCTTATGATTTGCGGCAAGGCGAAAAATCAGGTATTAATCTATTAATTGACGGGGATGCCCATCTGCAGAATTTTGGCTTTTATGCCTCGCCGGAACGCAATTTGCTGTTTGACCTCAATGACTTTGATGAAGCTCAGATCAATAGTTTTGAATTCGACATCAAGCGCCTGCTGACCAGCGTTTATTTGCTTGGCGATCAGCAAGGGTTTGACAGTGATGATCTCGACGATTTAGTCCAAAACGATGCCAGTATTTATCGGAAAACATTACGGGATCTATTCAAGCTGGGCGCGCTGGATCGGTTCTATCAATCGACTGAAGTAGAACGTTTAGTGCAGGTCATCCCCGGAGCCGAAGATTCACCGTTGTTGGCCAAATTCATTAAAAAGGCGACCAAACGCAACAACGATTCGGTCATTAAAAAGTACACCGAGACTAATGAAGCGGGGCACATGCGATTTAAAGATGATCCGCCGAGTTCGGTTCACATTGATCAAACAACTTATCAGGCAATTTATGATGGCTTTACCCAGTATCGCAAAACCACGCGTCCGGACATTTTGGTTTTACTGAGCCAATATCGCATTACCGACATTATTCATCACAGTGTCGGGATTGGCAGTTTCGGGACGAATTGTTATTTGATCCTGCTGAGTGGTTTAGGCGGTAGTCATTTGGTGCTACAAGTTAAAGAGGCGTTACCGCCACGCCGGGAATTATTGCCCAATATGGAACGCATGACCTTGCAACAAGAAGTCAGTCAGGGGCAGCGAATTATTGCGGCTCAAATGATCCTCCAAAAAGCGTCCGATCCGTTTCTGGGGTGGTTTAATGTGGACAACAAGAGCTACTATGTCCGCCAATTTCGCGACATGAAGGGCTCCGTTGATCTTGATGAGCTTAGTTTTCCCGAGTTCAAGTACTATACGCAAATTACGGCTTATCTTTTGGCCATGGCGCATGCGCAAACCCCGCAAGCAGCAGTCGTGACCGGTTATCTGGATAAACATTTCGATAGTGCGGTGCAAACTTGGAGCAAGTGGTATCTGAATCAGGTGAAAGCCGATTATTCTGCGTTTATGCGCGCAGTCAAGCAACGTGTTTTAGCCTAA
- a CDS encoding YihY/virulence factor BrkB family protein: MGRKKHPLKRSLLSAKQAADIRSGRTALADMKLPKRTKFWVFIKLAINRISDSNIGQSAATLAYYTLLSLFPLILFVANALPYLGLKYSSLATYLTQAVPANVMEWLDPIIANLLDSSSGGLLGIGAIATLWAASLGVTGLKMGFNQVYGVEATQNFIIQRLLSMLMTFTLIIVMGAILIAFAFGRQFLEWLIPLLRLDTSWLRTFNTLRWPITVTALFIIIMFLDYFLPNVKIKMWTVLPGTAFTVIGWLLIAQAFSLYMHYFGTRYLSYGTIGTFIAIMLWLNFSALVLLWGAVINALTAEYFIGRLHSSKGKVHDFLKRRVKSAHSEKETP, encoded by the coding sequence ATGGGACGGAAGAAGCACCCGTTGAAACGGTCATTATTGTCGGCAAAGCAAGCAGCTGACATTCGCTCAGGACGTACGGCTTTAGCAGACATGAAGCTACCAAAGCGCACCAAGTTCTGGGTTTTCATCAAGCTTGCCATTAATCGGATTTCCGACTCCAACATTGGGCAAAGTGCTGCTACATTGGCTTACTATACGTTGCTGTCGCTTTTTCCGTTAATCTTATTTGTTGCCAATGCTTTGCCGTACCTTGGACTGAAGTATAGCAGTTTGGCCACGTACTTAACGCAGGCAGTGCCGGCAAATGTCATGGAATGGCTCGATCCCATCATCGCAAATTTACTGGATTCAAGCAGCGGGGGATTGCTGGGAATCGGGGCAATTGCAACGCTGTGGGCAGCCAGTCTAGGTGTAACCGGCTTAAAAATGGGCTTTAATCAAGTCTACGGTGTGGAGGCAACGCAAAACTTCATTATTCAGCGATTATTATCAATGCTCATGACTTTTACCTTAATTATTGTGATGGGCGCCATTTTAATTGCCTTTGCATTTGGCCGCCAATTTTTGGAATGGCTGATACCGTTGCTACGACTGGATACCAGCTGGCTGCGAACCTTTAATACGTTACGCTGGCCCATCACGGTTACCGCATTGTTCATTATTATTATGTTTTTGGATTATTTTTTACCGAATGTCAAAATCAAAATGTGGACGGTGTTACCCGGAACTGCCTTCACCGTTATTGGCTGGCTCTTAATTGCTCAGGCATTTTCGTTATATATGCATTATTTTGGCACGCGTTATCTTTCTTATGGCACGATCGGTACGTTTATTGCGATCATGCTGTGGTTGAATTTCTCCGCGCTCGTCTTGCTTTGGGGCGCTGTGATTAACGCGTTAACCGCAGAATACTTCATCGGCCGGTTGCACAGCAGCAAGGGTAAAGTGCACGACTTTTTGAAACGCCGAGTGAAGTCAGCACATTCGGAAAAAGAAACTCCGTGA
- a CDS encoding flavodoxin gives MASARIVYASLTGNNEDIAGIIEEAFEDLNVDVTTTEVSQALASDFEDVDICVTATYTYSDVGDGELPDEAVDFYEELQELDLTGKVYGCCGSGDRFYDDFATSVDDFDKAFAKTGATKGAENVKIDLSPEEDDIKHLEAFTKQLVDKFNAMQ, from the coding sequence ATGGCAAGCGCACGGATTGTATATGCCAGTTTGACCGGTAATAATGAAGATATTGCCGGTATCATTGAAGAAGCTTTTGAAGACCTGAATGTGGACGTGACGACCACTGAAGTTTCCCAAGCACTCGCGAGTGATTTTGAAGATGTCGATATTTGTGTCACGGCAACTTACACGTACTCAGATGTCGGCGATGGCGAACTGCCGGACGAAGCGGTTGATTTCTATGAAGAATTGCAAGAGCTGGATCTAACTGGAAAAGTCTATGGTTGTTGCGGTAGCGGTGACCGCTTCTATGATGACTTTGCCACTTCGGTTGATGATTTTGACAAGGCCTTTGCCAAAACCGGCGCCACCAAAGGAGCAGAGAATGTTAAGATTGATCTTTCTCCTGAAGAAGATGACATCAAGCATCTTGAAGCTTTTACAAAACAGTTGGTTGATAAGTTCAACGCCATGCAATAG
- the map gene encoding type I methionyl aminopeptidase produces MITIKSAREIKGMAKSGAILAAMHVGLRDIIKPGISSWEIEKFAKEFFESHGAKAEQVGFEGYKYVTCVSINDEVAHAVPRKGLKLKDGDVVSVDTVISWNGYFSDSCWTYGVGKVSEADQKLMDVTKKSLYLGIDEAVVGNRIGDIGAAIQTYTEDDNGYGDVRELVGHGIQPTMHESPNVPHYGVPGHGLRLKAGMTITIEPMITEGTWKIKGKQVPGDTWEYYVTADGSKCAQYEHTLVITDNGPKILTSQGDPIDAKYQLTEDDLKTLPE; encoded by the coding sequence TTGATCACCATCAAATCAGCACGTGAAATAAAAGGTATGGCTAAGTCGGGAGCGATTCTGGCGGCGATGCATGTTGGCTTGCGCGATATTATTAAGCCGGGTATCTCGAGTTGGGAAATTGAAAAGTTTGCTAAGGAATTTTTTGAATCCCATGGTGCCAAGGCTGAGCAGGTCGGTTTTGAAGGTTATAAGTATGTTACTTGTGTCAGTATCAATGATGAGGTTGCGCATGCGGTACCGCGTAAGGGCTTGAAGTTAAAAGACGGTGATGTCGTCAGTGTGGACACCGTTATCAGTTGGAATGGTTATTTTAGTGACTCTTGCTGGACATATGGTGTCGGGAAGGTCTCTGAAGCTGATCAGAAGCTGATGGATGTAACCAAGAAGTCGCTTTACTTGGGTATTGATGAAGCAGTTGTTGGCAATCGTATTGGTGATATTGGTGCCGCGATTCAGACTTATACCGAAGATGATAACGGCTATGGCGACGTGCGTGAATTGGTTGGGCATGGCATTCAACCAACGATGCATGAAAGCCCAAATGTTCCGCATTATGGCGTTCCCGGTCACGGTTTACGCTTAAAAGCCGGCATGACGATCACCATTGAGCCGATGATTACGGAAGGTACTTGGAAGATTAAGGGTAAACAAGTTCCCGGCGATACATGGGAATACTATGTAACCGCCGATGGAAGTAAGTGCGCACAGTATGAGCATACTCTAGTGATTACCGACAATGGTCCTAAGATTCTGACCTCGCAAGGTGATCCGATTGATGCTAAATATCAGTTAACCGAAGACGATCTGAAGACGCTTCCGGAATAA